The sequence GTAATTTGGAATAGAACAACATATTGTATTATAGTTGTATGAACTTCTGAGAGCGGACAGGTTGGAGATAAGCATATCCTCAGACGACAGGGAGTAGAAAAAGGCCGATAGTGTTTCCCCGAGTAAGTTCAATATCAGAATGAAACTACATAATGCACTAGATAGTTTCCCAGAGTCCCAAGTCAAGTTGGGAAGATTTTGAAGCACATCACATACTCAAGATATGAACTtttcaaaacaaaaacacaaacaacaaaataagaTGCTGCATTTCAATAAAGGATTGTGAACGCATTCATACATGAAAAAACATCCAAAACTACAAATACTTTTTGCATCAATAAAAGACAAGTCTATATTAAGCCCCTAAATTCTAGATACTGCCCTGAACTATGCAACCTATAGATACTTCCAGTTACTATCAACCTATACTAGCTCTCTGTCCCCTACCTTTGCCCACGAAATGTACCTCAGCTGGGTTTACGTCACAGTGAATCACATGCTTCCGAACCTCCATAATTTTGGCACCAAATCTAATTCTGCATGACAAAATGTCAACACTCAGCTTCATATGACTTAACATCCAGTAAAGCTACAACATTTTGAACGAACAAAACTTAATAGAATCCGAAAATTCTCTGTAAAAATCATAACGATGAGAACCATCATGCGCACCAAACGACGCATGGATCCACACATTTGATGGATGAAAGTTTACCCTTTTGCCGTTGCATCAAATGTCTAAATTTATCCTTTACACTGCATTTATTTCTGCAAGTAATAATATCACGTTATCATCTTCCAAATCTTATCAACCCCAAATACATCCATATCTCCACAAAAAAAATCCTCAAAAATAAAGATTGACCCACAAATTAAGAGCTGAATAAATGCTCTAGCATGCATAAAAACAACCGATTCCCACATAACAGCAACCAATAAAAATGACATAAGACGATTCATACCGGAGCATCGTGAATCCTGTATGAGTCCGCCGCAACTCCCACCAAATACAGTCCAGGGAACAGATTCTGTAAAAAGAAATCAAGAGATATCACATACAATTACAAACACCAGGAATAGCAAAATTTCCATTCTTTCTACatcataaacaaaaataaatttacgTCGAGCTGTTTCTGAACATTCTTAGGCCATTTTCTTGGCCTGCGGGCAGGCCTCGACCCCGTCAAAGCATAAACATCCTCCTCGATTTCTTCCCTCGACAGCGAAATCCAGAGCTTCGTCTTCTTCTCCTTCCTCTCCATACCCACAGCACCCTGCTGCCCTCCATCTATCAAACCCCTCACCCTCACGCTGTTACCAACCCCATCGTTCCTCATATCACCAAAATTACCAAAGTCCCCAGCACAAATTTCTTTCTTCTGAAAAGGCACCGCTTTCACGACTCCCTTCCGCGGCCGCAAGTTCCAGGGCTTGCCCTCCTCCCCATTCTGCTCATCCGAGTCGTTCCGGGGCGGTGTCTTGGAAACAGCGGGGCACTGATCGGGGGAGTCACGGCGGCGGTTGGAGGACGAAGTTTTCTGAGCCCATTTGAGTTGCGGCATGGAGAAGTTGTGCAGTGGCTGTGATTTTGTCGGCGCCGTCGCCATTAGCAGCGCAATCGCATGAAAAAAttaacccttttttttttttttttttcagtttttcGTACACTTGTTTGCTCCAAAGAACAAAGTGTGTGCAAGAGGTGCCGCGAGAGCAATGGAACAGAGGTATTGAAATAGTTTGTGAAAGAAGCAGATGGCAGCACAGGTCATGTGTACCAAGTTTGTATGCATATGTATATACGTATATTTGTGCTCCGGGCAAGTgtttatataatttttcttttaattaatttaattgatatTCGAATAAGGACACATAACATACAATATCATAGTTGTGAAAAAATAATGTTACTTGAATTGATTATATTCATGAGAAGATTGTAtcgtaattttaaaatttatcaaaagactaaaatataattttaaataaaacattGAAATAGAagaagtaaataaaaaaaagtgcAATCTCTATGTTGTGTAAGGACATTTTTTGcgcaaaaaaaaagaaagaaaatcaatatCTATATAGTATGCACATAAGCAATTTTAAGAGTCagctattattattttttaagtataccaaaaaaaatttatttcataattTAGGCATATTTcgtttttattttaagtatttgagTTATGATATTTATAGACAGTGTCCGCTTGTTCAACCTTATCAACAATCTCTCTCAataaaagttatatatatatatataaaaataatcaagtctctcaataaatttttatataccgTAAATTAATCATAGACAGTGATGATCAAGGGTAAGTGCTTGAAACTTGGGTTTACCATTTTTAGTTGAGAGCTTCAGTTATGCCAACACCAAGCACAGACCTCTGCATTTTGAGCCAGAAAAGCATGTGTTCTTGTGAATTTAACCTTTACGGaatgtgatgagatttggtctgaATGGCGAGTTAACgtcgagattcattggtccgtttGAGAACCTAGAGAAAGTCGATGATTTGGCTTAtagtttggctttaccgccgtaTCTCTCCAGCATTcacaatgtgttccacgtatctctactCCGTCAGTATATGGCAGACGAGTTGCATGTACTACATCCGATAGAAGTTCATTTAGAGCCCGACTTTTCGTACATGGAGAGACAACTCAGGATTATTGACAGAAAAGACAAGGTGCTTTGGAACAAGCGCATTCTCCCAGTCATGATTCAGTGGCAACGTCA comes from Henckelia pumila isolate YLH828 chromosome 4, ASM3356847v2, whole genome shotgun sequence and encodes:
- the LOC140866949 gene encoding uncharacterized protein isoform X2, coding for MATAPTKSQPLHNFSMPQLKWAQKTSSSNRRRDSPDQCPAVSKTPPRNDSDEQNGEEGKPWNLRPRKGVVKAVPFQKKEICAGDFGNFGDMRNDGVGNSVRVRGLIDGGQQGAVGMERKEKKTKLWISLSREEIEEDVYALTGSRPARRPRKWPKNVQKQLDNLFPGLYLVGVAADSYRIHDAPN
- the LOC140866949 gene encoding uncharacterized protein isoform X1 — translated: MATAPTKSQPLHNFSMPQLKWAQKTSSSNRRRDSPDQCPAVSKTPPRNDSDEQNGEEGKPWNLRPRKGVVKAVPFQKKEICAGDFGNFGDMRNDGVGNSVRVRGLIDGGQQGAVGMERKEKKTKLWISLSREEIEEDVYALTGSRPARRPRKWPKNVQKQLDNLFPGLYLVGVAADSYRIHDAPK